In Actinomadura citrea, a single window of DNA contains:
- the hrcA gene encoding heat-inducible transcriptional repressor HrcA: MLDDRKLAVLRAIVEDYVSTNEPVGSKALADRHNLGVSPATIRNDMAVLEEQGYIAQPHTSAGRVPTDKGYRLFVDRLSTIKPLSVAERRAIETFLSGAYDLDDVVGRTVRLLAQLTRQVAVVQYPSLTRSAVRHVELVPVAEGRLLLVLITNTGRVEQRVIETGQISEESIGHLRALLNTCLDGLGLGEVPAAVADLPDRVGPDERPVAAAVLSVLLETLVEKHEEKIVFAGAANLAAVDFSPSLREVLVALEEQVVLMRLLGETGDSSTVTVRIGTENPDLGLKSTSVVAADYGVGDLTLARLGVLGPTRMDYPSTMGAVRAVARYVGQILAGS, from the coding sequence GTGCTGGACGACCGGAAACTCGCGGTCCTGCGCGCCATCGTCGAGGACTACGTCTCCACCAACGAGCCGGTGGGCTCCAAGGCGCTGGCCGACCGGCACAACCTCGGAGTCTCGCCCGCGACCATCCGCAACGACATGGCGGTGCTGGAGGAGCAGGGCTACATCGCCCAGCCCCACACCAGCGCCGGGCGCGTCCCCACCGACAAGGGCTACCGGCTGTTCGTCGACCGGCTGTCCACGATCAAGCCGTTGTCGGTCGCCGAGCGCCGCGCCATCGAGACGTTCCTGTCCGGGGCCTACGACCTCGACGACGTCGTCGGCCGGACGGTGCGGCTGCTCGCGCAGCTGACCCGGCAGGTCGCGGTGGTGCAGTACCCGTCGCTGACCCGCTCGGCGGTGCGGCACGTGGAACTGGTCCCGGTGGCGGAGGGGCGGCTGCTGCTCGTCCTGATCACCAACACCGGGCGGGTGGAGCAGCGCGTCATCGAGACCGGGCAGATCTCCGAGGAATCGATCGGGCACCTGCGGGCGTTGCTCAACACGTGCCTGGACGGGCTCGGTCTCGGCGAGGTCCCGGCGGCCGTGGCGGACCTGCCCGACAGGGTGGGCCCGGACGAGCGGCCGGTCGCGGCGGCGGTCCTGTCGGTGCTGCTGGAAACGCTCGTCGAGAAGCACGAGGAGAAGATCGTCTTCGCCGGGGCGGCCAACCTCGCCGCCGTGGACTTCTCGCCCAGCCTGCGGGAGGTGCTGGTGGCGCTGGAGGAGCAGGTGGTCCTCATGCGGCTGCTCGGCGAGACCGGCGACTCCTCTACAGTTACGGTGCGGATCGGCACCGAGAACCCCGACCTGGGGCTCAAGTCGACCTCGGTCGTCGCCGCCGACTACGGGGTGGGCGACCTCACTCTGGCCCGGCTGGGAGTGCTCGGGCCGACACGCATGGATTACCCCAGCACGATGGGAGCGGTACGGGCAGTGGCACGCTACGTGGGACAGATCCTGGCGGGGTCGTAA
- a CDS encoding DUF3097 domain-containing protein: MRSKNYGNDVLGGDWRRPRKGQIPEVPAEPGLVAEDPDSGFCGAVVGCDKFGVTLEDRFGKRRVFPLTKSGFLIDGKPVTLVRPTAAPAGPARSASGSIAVRGLRAQVAKESRIYVEGLHDAELVEKIWGHDLRVEGVVVEYLEGVDDLPAIVEEFAPEEQRRLGVLVDHLVEGSKESRIAAQVTSPYVLVAGHPFIDIWEAVRPAAVGIRAWPRIPRGIPWKEGVIAELGWGDDTGPAWKRILGSVNAYTDLEPALLGRVEELIDFVTVPSQG; this comes from the coding sequence GTGCGGAGTAAGAACTACGGAAACGACGTGCTGGGCGGCGACTGGCGCAGGCCCCGCAAAGGACAGATCCCCGAGGTCCCCGCCGAGCCGGGCCTGGTCGCCGAGGATCCCGACAGCGGCTTCTGCGGCGCCGTGGTCGGCTGCGACAAGTTCGGCGTCACGCTGGAGGACCGGTTCGGCAAGCGCCGGGTGTTCCCGCTGACCAAGTCCGGATTCCTCATCGACGGCAAGCCGGTCACCCTCGTCCGGCCGACCGCCGCGCCCGCGGGCCCGGCGCGGTCCGCCTCGGGCTCGATCGCCGTCCGTGGCCTGCGGGCGCAGGTCGCCAAGGAGAGCCGCATCTACGTGGAGGGGCTCCACGACGCCGAGCTGGTCGAGAAGATCTGGGGCCACGACCTGCGCGTCGAGGGCGTCGTCGTCGAGTACCTCGAAGGCGTGGACGACCTGCCCGCCATCGTCGAGGAGTTCGCCCCCGAGGAGCAACGGCGCCTCGGCGTCCTGGTCGACCATCTCGTGGAGGGGTCCAAGGAGTCGAGGATCGCCGCCCAGGTCACCTCGCCGTACGTCCTCGTCGCCGGCCACCCCTTCATCGACATCTGGGAGGCCGTCAGGCCGGCGGCCGTCGGCATCCGCGCCTGGCCCCGCATCCCCCGCGGCATCCCGTGGAAGGAGGGCGTGATCGCCGAACTCGGCTGGGGCGACGACACGGGCCCCGCCTGGAAACGCATCCTCGGCTCGGTGAACGCCTACACCGACCTGGAACCCGCCCTCCTCGGCCGCGTAGAAGAACTCATCGACTTCGTGACCGTGCCTTCCCAGGGGTAG
- a CDS encoding DUF4870 domain-containing protein → MAYGHPPSPGQGQQPQWQQQQTPWQQPGNAWQQPQQPQGGMGWQQQPPGGDNPQGGHNTAQIPGHFGPVTDDEKTWSLMAYVGQFLVGAIAPAVVYLGKARSPFVRRHAAQGLNMGVAAIAVWFVFGLLSLVADFLIWVPLLFTAVEMFFLVYAGRAANRGEFRRVPSAVAWPLVK, encoded by the coding sequence ATGGCCTACGGGCACCCCCCGTCGCCCGGCCAGGGACAGCAGCCCCAGTGGCAGCAGCAACAGACCCCCTGGCAGCAGCCCGGCAACGCCTGGCAGCAGCCACAGCAACCCCAGGGCGGCATGGGCTGGCAGCAGCAGCCCCCGGGCGGGGACAACCCCCAGGGCGGACACAACACCGCCCAGATACCCGGCCATTTCGGCCCCGTCACCGACGACGAGAAGACGTGGTCGCTGATGGCGTACGTCGGGCAGTTCCTCGTCGGCGCGATCGCCCCGGCCGTCGTCTATCTCGGAAAGGCCCGCTCGCCGTTCGTGCGCAGGCACGCGGCGCAGGGCCTCAACATGGGCGTCGCCGCCATCGCCGTGTGGTTCGTCTTCGGCCTGCTGTCGCTGGTCGCCGACTTCCTCATCTGGGTGCCGCTGCTGTTCACGGCCGTGGAGATGTTCTTCCTGGTGTACGCGGGCAGGGCCGCCAACCGCGGCGAGTTCCGGCGCGTCCCGTCCGCGGTGGCCTGGCCCCTTGTGAAGTAA
- the hemW gene encoding radical SAM family heme chaperone HemW — translation MPSTLPDGDPVPADGALPGSALHGLGKRPFAFYVHVPFCVTRCGYCDFNTYTATELGPGASRDSYADTAIREVRMARRVLGDVDLPVKTVFVGGGTPTLLPPDDLGRVLSAIDVEFGLAPGAEVTTEANPESVDEASIGKLREAGFTRVSYGMQSAREHVLAVLERAHTPGRVPQVVEWTRKAGFEHINLDLIYGTPGETDDDWRGSLEAALAAEPDHVSAYALIVEEGTRLAAQVRRGELTAPDDDAMADRYLIAEELLSGHGLHWYEISNWAADPRAACRHNMLYWTGADWWGVGPGAHSHVGGTRWWNVKHPAAYAARLAEGTTPAHAREILTDEDRHIERVMLELRLAQGCPAHLLDDEAARRAVRDGLIEPAPYEQGRAVLTLKGRLLADAVVRALT, via the coding sequence GTGCCCTCGACCCTTCCTGATGGCGACCCCGTACCGGCCGACGGTGCGCTGCCCGGCAGTGCCCTGCACGGGCTCGGAAAGCGCCCGTTCGCGTTCTACGTGCACGTGCCCTTCTGCGTGACCCGGTGCGGGTACTGCGACTTCAACACCTACACGGCGACGGAGCTGGGTCCGGGGGCGAGCCGCGACTCCTACGCCGACACCGCGATCCGCGAGGTCCGCATGGCCCGGCGAGTGCTCGGGGACGTGGATCTGCCCGTGAAGACGGTTTTCGTGGGCGGCGGCACACCGACCCTCCTCCCGCCGGACGACCTGGGCCGGGTCCTGTCCGCGATCGACGTCGAGTTCGGGCTGGCCCCGGGCGCGGAGGTCACCACCGAGGCCAACCCCGAGTCGGTGGACGAGGCGTCCATAGGCAAGCTCCGCGAGGCCGGGTTCACGCGCGTCTCCTACGGCATGCAGAGCGCCCGCGAGCACGTCCTGGCCGTCCTGGAACGCGCGCACACGCCCGGACGCGTCCCGCAGGTCGTCGAGTGGACGCGCAAGGCGGGCTTCGAGCACATCAACCTCGACCTCATCTACGGAACGCCAGGGGAGACCGACGACGACTGGAGAGGCTCCCTGGAAGCGGCCCTGGCGGCAGAGCCCGACCACGTGTCCGCCTACGCGCTCATCGTCGAGGAGGGCACCAGGCTGGCGGCGCAAGTGAGGCGGGGCGAACTGACCGCCCCCGACGACGACGCCATGGCCGACCGCTACCTGATCGCCGAGGAGCTGCTCAGCGGCCACGGCCTGCACTGGTACGAGATCTCCAACTGGGCCGCCGACCCGCGCGCCGCCTGCCGGCACAACATGCTCTACTGGACGGGCGCCGACTGGTGGGGCGTCGGCCCGGGCGCCCACAGCCACGTGGGCGGAACCCGCTGGTGGAACGTCAAGCACCCGGCCGCCTACGCCGCCCGTCTCGCCGAGGGCACCACCCCCGCCCACGCCCGGGAGATCCTCACCGACGAGGACCGGCACATCGAACGCGTCATGCTCGAACTGCGCCTCGCCCAGGGCTGCCCCGCCCACCTCCTGGACGACGAGGCCGCCCGCAGAGCGGTGCGCGACGGCCTGATCGAGCCCGCCCCCTACGAGCAGGGCCGAGCCGTCCTCACCCTCAAGGGCCGCCTCCTGGCCGACGCCGTAGTCCGAGCCCTGACCTGA
- the dnaJ gene encoding molecular chaperone DnaJ, with product MANDYYATLGVRRDASADEVKKAYRRLARELHPDVNPDPETQERFKEITQAYEVLSDPKKREMYDLGADPFASAGGAGAGGFGGAGFPFSDIMDAFFGTATSRGPRSRARRGRNATLRVELDLAETAFGTTRELSIDTAVACTTCEGSGCAPGTHPDTCETCHGRGEVQQVQRSFLGQVMTARPCPACGGFGSVIRNPCTECSGDGRVRTRRTVKVKIPAGVENGIHIQLAGEGEVGPGGGPPGDLFLEIVEKPHPIFEREGDDLHCTVEIPMTAAALGTSVTIETLDAAESVDIKPGTQSGQVITLYNRGVRHLNESGRGDLMIHVNVETPNRLDEEQEELLRQLAVLRGEERPPGRFAPGQRGVFSRLKDVFNQH from the coding sequence GTGGCGAACGACTACTACGCGACCCTGGGCGTCCGGCGGGACGCCAGCGCCGACGAGGTCAAGAAGGCCTACCGCCGGCTCGCGCGGGAACTCCACCCGGACGTCAACCCGGATCCGGAGACCCAGGAGCGGTTCAAGGAGATCACCCAGGCCTACGAGGTGCTCTCCGACCCCAAGAAGCGCGAGATGTACGACCTCGGCGCGGACCCCTTCGCGTCCGCGGGCGGGGCGGGCGCCGGCGGGTTCGGCGGCGCCGGTTTCCCGTTCAGCGACATCATGGACGCCTTCTTCGGCACCGCGACCTCGCGGGGCCCGCGGTCGCGCGCCCGGCGCGGGCGCAACGCGACGCTGCGGGTCGAGCTCGACCTCGCCGAGACCGCGTTCGGCACCACCCGTGAGCTGTCCATCGACACGGCGGTCGCCTGCACGACCTGCGAGGGGTCGGGCTGCGCGCCCGGCACCCACCCGGACACGTGTGAGACGTGCCACGGCCGCGGCGAGGTGCAGCAGGTCCAGCGCTCGTTCCTCGGCCAGGTCATGACGGCCCGGCCGTGCCCGGCGTGCGGCGGCTTCGGCTCGGTGATCCGCAACCCGTGCACCGAGTGCTCCGGAGACGGCCGGGTCCGCACCCGGCGCACCGTCAAGGTCAAGATCCCGGCCGGCGTGGAGAACGGCATCCACATCCAGCTCGCCGGCGAGGGCGAGGTCGGCCCGGGCGGCGGACCGCCCGGCGACCTGTTCCTGGAGATCGTGGAGAAGCCGCACCCGATCTTCGAGCGGGAGGGCGACGACCTGCACTGCACGGTCGAGATCCCGATGACGGCGGCCGCGCTCGGGACCAGCGTCACCATCGAGACGCTGGACGCCGCCGAGAGCGTCGACATCAAGCCGGGCACGCAGTCGGGGCAGGTCATCACGCTCTACAACCGGGGCGTCCGGCACCTCAACGAGAGCGGCCGCGGCGACCTGATGATCCACGTCAACGTGGAGACGCCGAACAGGCTCGACGAGGAGCAGGAGGAGCTGCTGCGGCAGCTCGCGGTCCTGCGCGGCGAGGAGCGCCCGCCCGGCAGGTTCGCCCCCGGGCAGCGCGGCGTGTTCTCCCGCCTCAAGGACGTCTTCAACCAGCACTGA
- the rpsT gene encoding 30S ribosomal protein S20 produces the protein MANIKSQIKRNKQNEKARLRNKAVKSELKTAIRKFRVAAEAGNVDDAVAAQRFAARKLDKAVSKGVIHKNQAANRKSAIAKQAAALQAK, from the coding sequence GTGGCTAACATCAAGTCCCAGATCAAGCGCAACAAGCAGAACGAGAAGGCTCGCCTGCGCAACAAGGCCGTCAAGTCCGAGCTGAAGACGGCGATCCGCAAGTTCCGCGTCGCCGCCGAGGCCGGCAACGTGGACGACGCCGTCGCCGCGCAGCGGTTCGCCGCGCGCAAGCTGGACAAGGCGGTCAGCAAGGGCGTCATCCACAAGAACCAGGCCGCCAACCGCAAGTCGGCGATCGCCAAGCAGGCCGCCGCCCTGCAGGCCAAGTAA
- a CDS encoding histidine triad nucleotide-binding protein, whose product MTDCLFCKIVSGDVPATIVRESAGTVAFRDINPQAPTHVLVIPRDHHPTVGELADSDAELLAELVREAHQVAVDEGVAETGYRVVFNTGSQAGQTVFHAHAHVLGGRGLNWPPG is encoded by the coding sequence ATGACCGACTGCCTGTTCTGCAAGATCGTTTCCGGGGACGTGCCCGCCACGATCGTCCGCGAGTCGGCGGGGACGGTGGCGTTCCGCGACATCAACCCGCAGGCGCCGACGCACGTGCTGGTCATCCCGCGTGACCATCACCCGACGGTCGGTGAGCTGGCCGACTCCGACGCCGAGCTGCTCGCCGAGCTGGTGCGCGAGGCCCACCAGGTCGCCGTCGACGAGGGCGTCGCCGAGACCGGCTACCGGGTCGTTTTCAACACCGGCTCCCAGGCGGGCCAGACGGTGTTCCACGCGCACGCCCACGTGCTGGGCGGGCGTGGCCTGAACTGGCCGCCCGGCTGA
- a CDS encoding 16S rRNA (uracil(1498)-N(3))-methyltransferase, whose amino-acid sequence MSPPVFLAGTDALERDRVLLDGPEGRHAAAVRRLRQGERVDLTDGEGLLAECVVTAADRASLTLDVLARHREPPPAPRLVVVQALPKGDRGELAVETMTEVGVDEIVPWSASRCVTRWRPERRDKALGRWRATAREAGKQARRSRLPAVAELESTEDVAGRIAGASLALVLHEEAEAPLSAVRPPARGDIVLVVGPEGGISEDELERFAAAGGRPARLGPTVLRTSTAGVAAASVLLAATGRW is encoded by the coding sequence GTGAGCCCGCCGGTCTTTCTCGCCGGGACGGACGCGCTGGAGCGCGACCGCGTCCTGCTGGACGGGCCCGAGGGCCGGCACGCGGCGGCCGTGCGGCGGCTGCGGCAGGGGGAGCGGGTCGACCTCACCGACGGCGAGGGCCTGCTGGCCGAGTGCGTCGTCACCGCGGCCGACCGGGCGTCCCTCACGCTGGACGTGCTGGCCCGGCACCGGGAGCCCCCGCCCGCGCCCCGCCTCGTCGTCGTCCAGGCCCTACCGAAGGGCGACAGGGGCGAGCTCGCGGTCGAGACCATGACCGAGGTCGGCGTGGACGAGATCGTCCCGTGGTCGGCGTCCCGCTGCGTCACACGCTGGCGCCCGGAGCGCCGCGACAAGGCCCTCGGGCGCTGGCGCGCGACCGCCCGCGAGGCAGGCAAACAGGCGCGGCGCAGCCGCCTGCCCGCGGTGGCGGAGCTGGAGTCCACCGAGGACGTCGCCGGGCGGATCGCCGGCGCGTCCCTGGCCCTGGTCCTGCACGAGGAGGCGGAGGCGCCGCTGAGCGCCGTGCGGCCGCCCGCGCGGGGCGACATCGTCCTCGTGGTCGGCCCCGAGGGCGGGATCAGCGAGGACGAGCTGGAACGCTTCGCCGCCGCGGGCGGGCGCCCCGCGCGGCTCGGCCCGACCGTCCTGCGCACCTCGACGGCGGGCGTCGCGGCGGCCAGCGTGCTGCTGGCCGCCACCGGCCGCTGGTAG
- a CDS encoding LysR family transcriptional regulator, with protein MDLSRLSTDALASFAVFADHLNFTRAAEALHISQPALHVKVQKLGDTLGRPLYTRHGRRLALTPAGEQVARFARDLDARMTAFLADVRGTSPSRVPALAAGEGAYLYLLGGVVRPGVRLINGDRARTLAAVRTGRADLGVAVLDVLPADITAVPLASYPQTLVMPDDHPLTARPHLTLADLAGASLVVPPPDGPHRITLERALRAAEVPWSLAVEAAGWPLMLHFASLGVGLAVVNGCVPPPPGLTAREIIDLPAVPYYALHLPGRADDPLVTDLLAAVRTSLRSTPCTSRPPSTSTPRPRPSGTS; from the coding sequence ATGGATCTGAGCCGCCTGTCCACGGACGCGCTCGCCTCGTTCGCGGTCTTCGCCGACCACCTCAACTTCACCCGCGCCGCCGAGGCGCTCCACATCTCCCAGCCCGCCCTCCACGTCAAGGTGCAGAAACTCGGCGACACCCTGGGGCGTCCCCTCTACACCCGGCACGGGCGCCGCCTGGCCCTCACCCCTGCCGGCGAGCAGGTCGCCCGCTTCGCCCGCGACCTCGACGCCCGCATGACGGCGTTCCTCGCGGACGTCCGCGGCACGTCCCCCTCCCGCGTCCCGGCCCTGGCCGCCGGCGAGGGCGCCTACCTCTACCTCCTCGGCGGCGTCGTCCGCCCCGGCGTCCGCCTGATCAACGGCGACCGCGCCCGCACGCTCGCCGCCGTCCGCACCGGCCGCGCCGACCTGGGCGTCGCCGTCCTCGACGTGCTGCCCGCCGACATCACCGCCGTCCCGCTGGCGTCCTACCCCCAGACGCTCGTCATGCCGGACGACCACCCCCTCACCGCGAGGCCGCACCTCACCCTCGCCGACCTCGCCGGCGCCTCCCTCGTCGTCCCGCCTCCCGACGGCCCGCACCGCATCACCCTCGAACGCGCCCTGCGCGCCGCCGAGGTGCCCTGGTCCCTGGCCGTCGAGGCCGCCGGCTGGCCCCTGATGCTGCACTTCGCGTCCCTCGGCGTCGGACTCGCCGTCGTCAACGGCTGCGTCCCCCCTCCCCCGGGCCTGACGGCGCGCGAGATCATCGACCTGCCCGCCGTCCCCTACTACGCTCTCCACCTGCCGGGCAGGGCCGACGACCCCCTCGTCACCGACCTCCTGGCCGCCGTCCGCACATCGCTGAGGAGCACGCCGTGCACTTCGAGACCTCCGTCGACATCGACGCCCCGCCCGAGACCGTCTGGAACCTCCTGA
- a CDS encoding SigE family RNA polymerase sigma factor, whose translation MPFRKPNDEGARPTDVTETLVARGTAGAVAAAWDADQAVTALYSANYRSLVRLAAMLVRDAGTAEEVVQDAFVAMHGGWRRLRDPDKALSYLRQSVVNRSRSVLRHRAVVEKYAPKGLPDAPSAEAGAIGELERSAVIDALSRLPARQREALVLRYYADLSEAEIASAMGISRGAVKSHTARGMTALRNVLEQFS comes from the coding sequence ATGCCCTTTCGTAAACCGAACGACGAGGGTGCGCGTCCAACTGACGTGACCGAGACCCTCGTGGCCAGGGGCACGGCGGGCGCGGTGGCCGCCGCCTGGGACGCCGATCAGGCGGTGACCGCCCTCTACAGCGCCAACTACCGTTCGCTGGTGCGCCTGGCGGCGATGCTGGTCCGGGACGCGGGGACGGCCGAGGAGGTCGTGCAGGACGCGTTCGTCGCGATGCACGGCGGCTGGCGCCGGCTGCGCGATCCGGACAAGGCCCTGTCGTACCTGCGCCAGTCGGTGGTCAACCGGTCGCGATCGGTGCTCCGGCACCGCGCCGTCGTCGAGAAGTACGCCCCCAAGGGCCTGCCCGACGCGCCGAGCGCGGAGGCCGGGGCCATCGGAGAGCTGGAGCGCTCGGCGGTGATCGACGCGCTGTCCCGGCTCCCCGCCCGCCAGCGGGAGGCGCTCGTCCTTCGCTACTACGCCGATCTGTCCGAAGCGGAGATCGCCAGCGCGATGGGCATCTCCCGCGGCGCCGTGAAGAGTCATACGGCGCGCGGCATGACCGCGCTACGCAACGTCCTGGAGCAGTTCTCATGA
- the lepA gene encoding translation elongation factor 4 yields the protein MPAPQLDKTDPAIIRNFCIIAHIDHGKSTLADRMLQLTGVVEERQMRAQYLDRMDIERERGITIKSQAVRLPWTAGGVDHVLNLIDTPGHVDFSYEVSRSLAACEGAVLLVDAAQGIEAQTLANLYLALEADLHLIPVLNKIDLPAAQPEKYAEELAGIIGCDPSDVLRVSGKTGEGVRELLDKIVDEVPAPVGDPDGPARALIFDSVYDTYRGVVTYVRIMDGRLSRREKSLMMSTGAAHETLEVGVISPEPKPVQGLGVGEVGYLITGVKDVRQARVGDTVTGASRQAPESLGGYRDPKPMVFSGLYPMDGDQYPELRDALDKLRLNDAALVYEPETSAALGFGFRCGFLGLLHMEIVRERLEREFGLSLISTAPNVVYRVVMEDGSEHVVTNPSEFPEGKIGAVYEPVVKATLLSPSEHIGAIMELCQGRRGVLLGMDYLSEDRVEIRYTLPLAEIIFDFFDQLKSRTRGYASLDYEPSGEQESDLVKVDILLQGESVDAFSQIVHKDKSREYGLMMTAKLKELIPRQQYEVPIQAAVGARIIARENIRAIRKDVLAKCYGGDISRKRKLLEKQKEGKKRMKTIGRVDVPQEAFVAALSTGGGDADKGKK from the coding sequence GTGCCAGCGCCCCAGCTCGACAAGACCGATCCCGCGATCATCCGTAACTTCTGCATCATCGCGCACATCGACCATGGCAAGTCGACCCTCGCGGACCGGATGCTGCAGCTGACCGGCGTGGTCGAGGAGCGCCAGATGCGCGCCCAGTACCTCGACCGCATGGACATCGAGCGCGAGCGCGGCATCACGATCAAGAGCCAGGCGGTCCGGCTGCCCTGGACGGCCGGCGGCGTCGACCACGTCCTCAACCTGATCGACACCCCGGGCCACGTCGACTTCTCCTACGAGGTGTCGCGCTCGCTCGCGGCGTGCGAGGGCGCGGTCCTGCTGGTGGACGCGGCGCAGGGCATCGAGGCGCAGACGCTCGCCAACCTCTATCTGGCCCTCGAGGCCGACCTGCACCTGATCCCCGTTCTCAACAAGATCGACCTCCCGGCGGCGCAGCCGGAGAAGTACGCCGAGGAACTGGCCGGGATCATCGGGTGCGACCCCTCGGACGTGCTGCGCGTGTCCGGCAAGACGGGCGAGGGCGTCCGCGAGCTGCTCGACAAGATCGTCGATGAGGTGCCGGCGCCGGTCGGGGACCCCGACGGCCCCGCGCGGGCGCTGATCTTCGACTCGGTGTACGACACCTACCGGGGCGTCGTCACCTATGTCCGGATCATGGACGGGCGCCTGTCGCGGCGCGAGAAGAGCCTGATGATGTCGACCGGGGCCGCGCACGAGACCCTGGAGGTCGGCGTGATCTCCCCCGAGCCCAAGCCCGTGCAGGGCCTCGGCGTCGGCGAGGTCGGCTACCTGATCACCGGGGTGAAGGACGTCCGGCAGGCGCGCGTCGGCGACACCGTGACCGGCGCGTCCCGGCAGGCCCCCGAGTCGCTCGGCGGCTACCGCGACCCGAAGCCGATGGTGTTCTCCGGTCTCTACCCGATGGACGGCGACCAGTACCCCGAGCTGCGCGACGCGCTCGACAAGCTGCGGCTGAACGACGCCGCGCTGGTCTACGAGCCGGAGACGTCGGCGGCGCTCGGGTTCGGGTTCCGCTGCGGCTTCCTCGGCCTGCTGCACATGGAGATCGTCCGGGAGCGGCTGGAGCGCGAGTTCGGCCTGTCGCTGATCTCGACCGCGCCGAACGTGGTCTACCGGGTCGTGATGGAGGACGGGTCGGAGCACGTCGTCACCAACCCCAGCGAGTTCCCCGAGGGCAAGATCGGGGCGGTGTACGAGCCGGTGGTGAAGGCGACGCTGCTGTCCCCGTCCGAGCACATCGGCGCGATCATGGAGCTGTGCCAGGGTCGCCGCGGCGTGCTGCTCGGCATGGACTACCTGTCGGAGGACCGCGTCGAGATCCGCTACACGCTGCCGCTCGCCGAGATCATCTTCGACTTCTTCGACCAGCTGAAGTCGAGGACGCGCGGGTACGCCTCGCTCGACTACGAGCCCAGCGGCGAGCAGGAGTCCGACCTGGTGAAGGTCGACATCCTGCTGCAGGGCGAGTCGGTGGACGCCTTCAGCCAGATCGTGCACAAGGACAAGTCCCGCGAGTACGGCCTGATGATGACGGCCAAGCTCAAGGAGCTGATCCCGCGGCAGCAGTACGAGGTGCCGATCCAGGCCGCGGTCGGGGCCCGCATCATCGCCCGCGAGAACATCCGCGCCATCCGCAAGGACGTCCTCGCCAAGTGCTACGGGGGCGACATCTCCCGCAAGCGCAAGCTGCTGGAGAAGCAGAAGGAGGGCAAGAAGCGGATGAAGACCATCGGGCGGGTGGACGTCCCGCAGGAGGCCTTCGTCGCCGCCCTCTCGACCGGGGGCGGCGACGCCGACAAGGGCAAGAAGTAG
- a CDS encoding RNA 2'-phosphotransferase, producing MDERRAVKISKYLAKHLRHRPERIGLTLDPEGWADVTALLSAAAAHGFALTRAELEHVVAVNDKKRYELAGNRIRAVQGHSVPVALNLPVTPPPELLFHGTARRSVDPILREGLLPMGRHDVHLSPDRETARRVGARRGAPVVLTVQAGRMAADGHAFRVSANGVWLVDAVPPAYLSE from the coding sequence ATGGACGAGCGCCGCGCGGTCAAGATCTCCAAGTATCTCGCCAAGCACCTGCGGCACCGCCCCGAGCGGATCGGCCTCACGCTCGATCCCGAGGGGTGGGCGGACGTCACCGCCCTGCTCTCGGCCGCCGCCGCCCACGGGTTCGCGCTCACCCGCGCCGAACTCGAACACGTGGTGGCGGTCAACGACAAGAAGCGCTACGAGCTCGCCGGGAACCGGATCCGGGCCGTCCAGGGCCACTCGGTCCCCGTCGCGCTGAACCTGCCGGTGACGCCGCCGCCGGAACTGCTGTTCCACGGCACCGCGCGCCGTTCCGTCGACCCCATCCTGCGGGAGGGGCTGCTGCCCATGGGGCGGCACGACGTGCACCTGTCCCCCGACCGCGAGACGGCCCGGCGGGTCGGCGCCCGGCGCGGCGCCCCCGTCGTGCTGACCGTCCAGGCCGGGCGGATGGCGGCCGACGGTCACGCGTTCCGCGTCAGCGCGAACGGCGTGTGGCTGGTCGACGCGGTTCCGCCGGCATATCTGAGCGAATGA